The following proteins are encoded in a genomic region of Vitis riparia cultivar Riparia Gloire de Montpellier isolate 1030 unplaced genomic scaffold, EGFV_Vit.rip_1.0 scaffold752_pilon_pilon, whole genome shotgun sequence:
- the LOC117910469 gene encoding S-locus-specific glycoprotein S6-like isoform X1, protein MYSGFSSYLGFFFFILSCVWLGGPCSCSARTDSIKLGEGLPFSENLLVSAQGTFTLGFFSLDTGTYLGVWYTSDVNNKKVWVANRDKPISGTNANLMLDGNGTLMIIHSGGDPIVLNSNQASRNSIATLLDSGNFVVSALNSDGSVKQTLWESFDDPTDTLLPGMKLGINLKTGQNWSLASWINEQVPDPGTFTLEWNGTQLVMKRRGDIYWSSGILKDRGFEFIQTHHNIYYFISVCNDNEIYFSYSVQDRAISKWVLNWRGGFFDTYGTLFVKEDMCDRYDKYPGCAVQEPPTCRTRDFQFMKQSVLNSGYPSLMNIDTSLGLSDCQAICRNNCSCTACNTVFTNGTGCQFWRDKLPRAQVGDANQEELYVLSSSEDIGKPWWIWIIILVVVVFLFLLAVFCCSQRNSRGDREGTKVKLPEVGPRKKGRVRFSVPLEVGPRKKRRVRFRVPLEVGASGTTGDLPNPNPRPFGT, encoded by the exons ATGTACTCTGGTTTCTCCTCTTACttgggttttttcttctttatcttgTCATGTGTCTGGTTGGGAGGACCTTGCTCTTGTAGTGCACGCACAGACAGCATCAAACTTGGGGAAGGGCTTCCATTCTCGGAGAATTTACTGGTTTCGGCACAAGGGACTTTCACACTCGGGTTCTTCAGCCTGGACACGGGCACTTATTTAGGAGTCTGGTACACAAGTGATGTTAACAACAAGAAAGTCTGGGTTGCTAACAGAGATAAGCCTATATCTGGCACCAATGCAAATCTCATGTTGGATGGCAATGGCACATTGATGATCATTCACAGTGGGGGTGATCCAATTGTCTTGAATTCCAATCAAGCATCCAGAAACTCCATAGCTACCTTGCTTGATTCTGGAAATTTTGTTGTGTCAGCGTTAAATTCAGATGGATCTGTGAAGCAGACACTATGGGAAAGTTTCGATGATCCTACAGACACGCTCCTGCCTGGGATGAAACTAGGCATCAACTTGAAAACCGGGCAAAACTGGTCACTTGCTTCGTGGATAAACGAACAAGTGCCTGATCCTGGGACTTTCACTCTAGAATGGAATGGCACACAATTGGTAATGAAACGCCGAGGGGACATCTACTGGAGCAGTGGAATTCTGAAAGATCGGGGTTTTGAGTTCATTCAAACTCACCATAACATCTACTATTTCATCAGTGTTTGTAATGACAACGAGATCTACTTCAGCTATTCAGTTCAAGACAGAGCTATTTCAAAGTGGGTATTGAACTGGAGAGGGGGATTTTTTGACACTTACGGAACTCTATTCGTGAAGGAAGATATGTGTGATCGTTATGACAAATATCCAGGGTGTGCAGTGCAAGAGCCACCCACTTGCAGGACTAGAGACTTCCAATTCATGAAGCAATCGGTTCTCAATTCAGGATATCCATCATTAATGAACATAGATACGAGCTTGGGCCTTAGTGATTGTCAGGCTATATGCAGGAACAATTGTTCTTGTACTGCTTGTAATACTGTATTCACCAATGGAACTGGATGTCAGTTTTGGAGGGATAAATTGCCACGAGCCCAAGTGGGTGATGCAAATCAGGAGGAGCTCTACGTTTTGTCCTCATCAGAAGACATAG GGAAGCCTTGGTGGATATGGATTATCATTCTCGTTGTAGTAGTATTTCTGTTCTTGTTAGCTGTCTTTTGTTGTTCACAGAGAAACTCCAGAG GGGATAGAGAAGGGACGAAAGTCAAGCTACCTGAAGTTGGGCCTAGAAAAAAGGGGAGAGTTAGGTTCAGTGTACCACTTGAAGTTGGGCCTAGAAAAAAGAGGAGAGTTAGGTTCCGTGTACCACTTGAAGTTGGGGCTTCTGGTACAACAGGGGACCTACCCAACCCAAATCCACGCCCATTTGGCACTTAA
- the LOC117910465 gene encoding uncharacterized protein LOC117910465, whose product MSVATGELQGEVELFRATHYNESKGWINDTAKSRYEEMRKLQEQSTQDGDTPISDLEITQRVLGKRSGYIRGLGYGSRLKRSTTTEFPDEETERLRQQITKLEEFKTTATTQLEELKAMIQTLMPRQTNTSNQPPPHSSSTSQPPLSPSS is encoded by the exons ATG AGTGTTGCCACTGGAGAGTTGCAAGGGGAAGTGGAGTTATTTCGTGCCACTCACTACAATGAAAGTAAGGGATGGATCAATGACACAGCTAAATCTCGATAT GAAGAGATGCGTAAGCTTCAAGAGCAGAGTACCCAAGATGGAGATACTCCTATCTCTGACTTGGAGATAACTCAAAGAGTACTAGGGAAGCGATCAGGTTATATTCGAGGTTTGGGATATGGGTCACGACTTAAGCGTTCGACTACAACTGAATTTCCTGATGAAGAAACAGAGAGGTTACGACAACAAATCACAAAGTTAGAGGAGTTTAAAACAACAGCTACCACTCAATTGGAGGAGTTAAAGGCAATGATCCAGACTTTAATGCCACGACAAACCAACACTTCTAACCAACCACCACCTCATTCTAGCTCAACTTCCCAACCACCACTGTCACCATCGAGTTGA